One Centropristis striata isolate RG_2023a ecotype Rhode Island chromosome 22, C.striata_1.0, whole genome shotgun sequence genomic window carries:
- the llph gene encoding protein LLP homolog — protein sequence MAKSLRSKWKRKMRAEKRKKNAPKELARLKQALSLDKKGEAAMSDMQEIATVVPADKIKKQTDVEMGETGETGDDGRMDMDSKRSKKTQLDENGQYPAWMNQRQAKKLKGKRMKQKTGQGKKKKGIAW from the exons atggcaaaaagtcTCCGAAGCAAGTGGAAGAGGAAGATGCGagcagagaagaggaagaaaaacgcTCCCAAGGAGCTGGCGCGTCTGAAACAAGCTCTGAGTCTGGACAAGAAAGGAGAAGCTGCCATGAGCGACATGCAGGAGATCGCCACCGTGGTGCCGGCCGACAAGATCAAGAAGCAGACGGACGTAGAGATGGGGGAGACGGGGGAGACGGGGGACG ACGGGAGGATGGACATGGACAGCAAGCGCAGCAAGAAGACTCAGCTGGATGAGAACGGTCAGTACCCGGCGTGGATGAACCAGCGGCAGGCCAAGAAGCTGAAAGGAAAACGGATGAAACAGAAAACTGGCCAgggcaagaagaagaaggggatCGCCTGGTGA
- the pex26 gene encoding peroxisome assembly protein 26, with protein MSGCSASLPAARSVCSPQSASSLAQVLSMLDSAAEQMMVHRDFQAAFDTCERGLESLDNMEPEDNRCGEFKAGFCILGIQALAELNQWDGVLSWVLQQYEQQERVPAKIMQMCILLYSKVGEPAVVQEAARVWLNCPSNSRSPGFRTVAELYLLHVLVPLGHRDEALELIHGEVGSAAFTEDQRQTALDVLEEKESQETPLNPADSEISAHPVSARGSVVRKLEAMLRFFYRKVLMSSSGCFTLRRVFLAAVLLYMLFFRLDPALPSAFMWISKLLQLLRQMWSDMFAPYYQALTQRT; from the exons ATGAGCGGCTGCTCGGCCAGTCTGCCTGCTGCTCGCAGCGTTTGCAGCCCGCAGTCCGCTTCTTCTCTCGCTCAGGTACTCAGCATGTTGGACTCCGCTGCAGAGCAGATGATGGTCCACAGAGACTTCCAGGCAGCGTTTGACACCTGCGAGAGAGGACTGGAGAGCCTCGACAACATGGAGCCAGAGGACAACAG ATGTGGAGAGTTTAAGGCCGGCTTCTGCATCTTGGGTATTCAGGCGCTGGCTGAGCTGAATCAGTGGGACGGTGTCCTCTCCTGGGTCCTCCAGCAGTACGAGCAGCAGGAGAGAGTCCCGGCTAAAATAATGCAGATGTG CATACTTCTCTACTCCAAGGTGGGTGAGCCGGCTGTGGTGCAGGAGGCAGCCAGAGTTTGGTTAAACTGCCCGTCCAACAGCAGATCGCCGGGGTTCAGGACGGTGGCCGAGCTCTACCTGCTGCACGTCCTGGTGCCTCTGGGACACAGAGACGAGGCTCTGGAGCTGATCCACGGGGAGGTCGGGAGCGCCGCGTTCACAGAAGACCAGAGGCAGACGGCGCTGGATGttttagaagaaaaagagagtcAAGAAACACCTCTAAATCCTGCAGACTCTGAGATCTCTGCACATCCTGTCTCAGCTCGAG GGTCTGTAGTTCGTAAACTGGAAGCCATGCTCAGGTTTTTCTACAGAAAGGTGTTGATGAGCAGTTCAGGCTGCTTCACTCTGCGGCGAGTCTTCCTGGCCGCCGTTCTTCTCTACATGCTTTTTTTCCGGCTGGATCCAG CTCTTCCGTCTGCATTCATGTGGATTTCCAAACTTCTCCAGCTGCTCAGACAGATGTGGAGCGACATGTTTGCACCGTACTATCAAGCTTTAACCCAGAGAACGTGA